The DNA segment ACGACCGAATCGCCTCGCGCGATCAGAATGGCTGATGCCAGATCATTCTCTTTGACCAATTTGTCGACATAGCTGTCTAACCACCGAAGAGTGAACGGATCTTCAATCCGCCCATTGGGGAGATAGATCGGTTCTGTTACGTCCGCGATGAATACGATCTTGAGCAGTTTCGGTTCGGCCCCGGAGGTCAGCCCGAATTGAAAGTCATGCCACTGCTTGTCCTTCAGCGACTGAGCGAATATGTGTAGATGGTTTCCTGTCGACTCACTGTGGTGATACGTTAGCTCACCGAAGTCACTGTGAATCCGTTCAAAGAGCCCAAGCAGTCGCTCATTGCCGAGTTCCTCAATCAAAGAAGCATCATAGATATTGTTGACCGCTGCAAGTCTTTCCACTCGAGTTGTATCATTCACTCCGCGCACAAAATCTGCCCCGAGAATATTAAGTACTGAATCAGCACGCTGAGCCGCGACCATCGCCTTGGTCGAGACTGTGAGAGTTGCCAGTAGGGCGCAGATCGTTAAAAGTGCCTTCATTATTTTGTCACTCCCTTGTTACACAATAACCCAACAATAATATAATTGAAGCGCGAGGGCTATTCCGAAATGGCTATCGAGAGGAGTCTAAGAGTGTATGGGTTATGGTCACACTTGCCGGCACGTCCAGTCCGGGAACTCCTCGGCGGGCTTGAGGACGTTGCGGGGCATGCATCCGCGTCTCCTGAGATACCTATTATACTAGGTAAGCAAATAAACAACGACAACAGCGGCTGACCATGCACCTGCTTCCAGTATGACTGAACCTCCCCGGGCTTGCCGGAGACAGAATTATGTGAGAGATTACGCATATGGCAAGACCAAGCAGGTATTCACCGGAGGTCCGGGAACGGGCCGAGCACCTGGCCCGGAACAATGCGCGGCGCGATGCGCTCCAATTGCTCGCAACGCTACAATGGATCGCGCCGCCACACTGTTCATGGGTTCAAGACTGGGCTGCAAGTGAGCTGCGGAAGATCAGAGTGGCCGAGAAGGGCTGTCAATTACCGGTTCATGACTCCGCCACAGAAGGATTGGACCGATGACCGAAAATCACTCAAACTACCAATCTGTAAGACCGGGCCGGAAGGCCTTACCGCTCGGCCTGGCGTTGCTTTTCACAGTTGTCTCCTGTTTATGCAATTGTTCCCAGTCAAATGAGTCACAGCGGTTTAAGAATTACGTTCAATCGCATGCCGTTTCTTCGACAGAGGCCTATATCCTGGACGCACTCACGCGCAACCGCGTCGTCCTGCTCGGGGACAACGCCCATGGTCAATGGCAACCGCGCGAGACAGTCATTGATGGACTGCTGTATTGGTTCGCGCTTGCATCAGCGGATTCAGTAGTCGAGAGCTCTATCCCGCGCGACCTGTCGCTGGTACTGGAGCTCGATTCACTGTCGGTGGGCCGGGTTGAGAAGTATATGGTGAGTGGCGATCCGAGCGATATTCTCACTCTGCCACTTATATGTTCCGGAGTCTTCACCACCGCCGACCTGGAGTTTTTCGATAGACTGGGGCAACTGCGCGCCCGCGTAAACGCGTTCAATCAGAAGGCGTCTGATGATCGGCGGATCTCATTTGCCGTATTGCCAGGCGAGCCGACAATTGACAGGGCCACCTGGTCCTTCGACAAACGGTCCTACTACTTCATGCACGAACGCGATTCACTTGTAGCGCGAAGAATAGAGTCCCTTCTGTCTCGTCCTGGTGCGGGTCATCTCTTGCTCTTCTACGGCGAGGCCCACCTGCAGAAGGGCAAGGTGACGAAGCGGGCAGACGACAAGGAATTCCAGGGGTTGTACTTGGCATCGTACCTCGACTCTGCGCTGCCCGATTCCTTTATGACCATAGGTCAGGTAACTCCGGACTACTGGGGCGTCTGGCGGAACGACTTCGCCACCAACACTGCGGCGTACGCACTTCCGATTTCCGGAGTGAAAGAGAAAGTAGGCGCGTTTGTGTCCGGACCGCACCGATACGATGCAGTCATCGTTCACAATCACCGCGTGATCAGCGGCACACCGATCCTGCAGATTCCGTCGATGAACGTCACTCGGCTGTGTGTCCAAGCGCTTGACTCGATTGTTGACCCTGAGGATGATTTCAGTAGGGCATATTGGCCGCTGCTTCTCCCGTATCTTAACGCTGTCTCTGGTCAACTCCCGCACCGTCTTGACCTGAATAGTAAGGATGCCTTAGCCGATGAGGCAAAAGCCTGGTCGTCCTGGTTGATTTCCGCACCGCACAGCGTGGCACCAAAGGTGGCGGATCTGACGATGTATACCGGGATCCTCGACC comes from the Candidatus Zixiibacteriota bacterium genome and includes:
- a CDS encoding serine hydrolase domain-containing protein, which gives rise to MKALLTICALLATLTVSTKAMVAAQRADSVLNILGADFVRGVNDTTRVERLAAVNNIYDASLIEELGNERLLGLFERIHSDFGELTYHHSESTGNHLHIFAQSLKDKQWHDFQFGLTSGAEPKLLKIVFIADVTEPIYLPNGRIEDPFTLRWLDSYVDKLVKENDLASAILIARGDSVVYERYTGFADVARTRRIGPSTRLNLGSGNKMFTALAIMQLRDAGKLKLTDTLSRYFPDYPHQQFVRSATVHHLLFSYGRARRLLD